In a single window of the Cucurbita pepo subsp. pepo cultivar mu-cu-16 chromosome LG18, ASM280686v2, whole genome shotgun sequence genome:
- the LOC111779795 gene encoding protein transport protein Sec24-like At3g07100, whose product MGTENPAQQSFPARPAGTPFTATQTTSPFSSSGPVVGSDATRFRPASPAMPPYTMPFPPSSAPAVGSGVPGFRPMQPSRFSDPSVPPPPTSSVPGTTESFQRFPAPQFTSPSQPPPSRIPPMGQTPAAYAPPPPVSYHPHTQIPSVPMGSPPQSLGPPPAHVQQPMSDPSFPSAKPNFPPSLPGYVHKQPNADLQSQPPLVSHPGQYVPPSAPASPFLSHQGGYVPPPAAAASQGLLSTDQKHYPGTGPPLGSIQGLAEDFNSLSIGSIPGSIEAGVDPKALPRPLNSDEEPKFVSEMYPMNCDQRYLRFTTSAIPSSQSLVSRWHLPLGAIVCPLAEAPIGEEVPVVNFASTGVIRCRRCRTYVNPYATFTDAGRKWRCNICSLLNDVPGDYFAHLDGTGQRIDLDQRPELTKGSVDFVAPTEYMVRPPMPPLYFFLIDVSISAVRSGMLEVVAQTIRSCLDELPGSTRTQIGFATFDSTIHFYNMKSTLTQPQMMVVSDLDDVFVPLPDDLLVNLSESRTVVESFLDSLPSMFQDNVNVESAFGPALKGAFMVMSQLGGKLLIFQNTLPSLGVGRLKLRGDDLRVYGTDKEHLLRLPEDPFYKQMAAEFTKFQIGVNVYAFSDKYTDIASLGTLAKYTGGQVYYYPGFQSSNHGEKLRHELARDLTRETAWEAVMRIRCGKGIRFTSFHGNFMLRSTDLLALPSVDCDKAFAMQISYEETLLTTQTVYFQVALLYTASCGERRIRVHTAAAPVVTDLGEMYRQADVGAIFSLFSRLAIEKTLSHKLDDARTSVQQRIVKALREYRNLYAVQHRLGGRMIYPESLKFLPLYGLALCKSIPLRGGYADAVLDERCALGLAMMILPVKNLLKLLYPSLIRLDEYLLKASPAQTINLNSIEKRLPLTADSLDSRGLYLYDDGFRFIVWFGRVLSPDVSMNLLGADFAAELSKVILRDHDNVMSRKLFETLQKLRESDASYYQLSHLVRQGEQPREGFLLLANLVEDQVGGTNSYVDWLLQLHRQVQQNA is encoded by the exons ATGGGGACTGAAAATCCTGCTCAACAGAGTTTTCCTGCTAGACCTGCCGGCACACCTTTTACTGCCACTCAGACCACGTCACCCTTTTCATCCTCTGGTCCTGTTGTTGGATCAGACGCCACTCGTTTTAGACCCGCCTCGCCTGCTATGCCACCATACACAATGCCTTTTCCTCCATCCTCTGCTCCTGCAGTTGGATCAGGGGTCCCTGGGTTTAGACCTATGCAACCAAGTAGGTTTTCTGATCCGTCTGttccaccaccaccaacatCAAGCGTTCCAGGAACTACTGAATCTTTCCAGCGTTTCCCAGCTCCACAGTTCACTTCACCATCTCAACCACCTCCTTCGCGAATTCCACCAATGGGGCAAACCCCTGCAGCTTATGCGCCACCTCCTCCAGTTTCCTATCACCCGCATACTCAGATTCCTTCAGTGCCTATGGGATCTCCTCCTCAAAGCTTAGGTCCTCCTCCTGCCCATGTTCAGCAGCCTATGTCAGATCCATCTTTTCCATCAGCAAAGCCTAATTTTCCGCCCTCTTTGCCTGGTTATGTCCATAAGCAGCCTAATGCAGATTTGCAGTCCCAACCTCCTCTTGTTAGTCACCCAGGGCAGTATGTCCCTCCTTCAGCACCTGCTTCCCCTTTCCTTAGTCACCAAGGAGGTTATGTTCCCCCTCCTGCTGCTGCAGCCTCACAAGGTTTGCTGTCTACAGACCAAAAGCACTATCCAGGCACTGGACCGCCTCTTGGTTCCATTCAAGGATTAGCCGAAGATTTCAACTCGCTTTCTATTGGATCTATTCCTGGATCAATTGAAGCAGGAGTCGATCCAAAAGCCCTTCCAAGGCCATTGAATAGTGATGAAGAGCCTAAATTTGTTTCCGAGATGTATCCCATGAACTGCGATCAAAGATATTTACGTTTCACAACCAGTGCTATACCCAGTTCCCAGTCACTAGTCTCAAGGTGGCATTTACCTCTCGGAGCAATTGTTTGTCCACTTGCAGAAGCTCCTATTGGG GAAGAAGTGCCCGTTGTCAATTTTGCTTCAACTGGCGTCATCCGCTGTAGGAGGTGTCGCACTTATGTAAATCCATATGCCACATTCACAGATGCAGGAAGAAAGTGGCGCTGCAACATTTGTTCTTTGCTGAATGATG TTCCAGGAGATTATTTTGCCCATTTGGATGGCACTGGCCAGAGAATTGATTTGGATCAGCGACCCGAGCTCACTAAGGGTAGTGTGGATTTTGTTGCTCCAACCGAGTATATGGTTCGGCCACCTATGCCTCCACTATACTTTTTCCTTATCGATGTTTCTATATCTGCTGTTAGAAGTGGGATGTTAGAG GTCGTGGCACAAACAATTAGGTCGTGCTTGGATGAGCTGCCTGGTTCTACTAGAACACAAATAGGTTTTGCGACTTTTGACAGCAcaatacatttttataatatgaag TCGACTTTGACTCAGCCACAAATGATGGTGGTTTCCGATCTGGACGACGTATTTGTACCTTTGCCAGATGATCTCCTTGTCAACTTATCTGAATCAAGAACTGTGGTTGAGTCATTCCTAGATAGCTTGCCATCTATGTTTCAGGACAATGTGAATGTTGAATCTGCCTTCGGCCCGGCCCTTAAAGGAGCATTTATGGTTATG AGCCAACTGGGGGGGAAGCtgttaatttttcaaaacacaCTTCCATCTCTTGGTGTTGGCCGCTTGAAGTTGCGTGGGGATGATCTTCGTGTTTATGGAACAGACAAAGAACACTTACTAAGACTGCCAGAGGATCCATTCTACAAACAAATGGCTGCTGAATTTACCAAGTTCCAAATTGGGGTCAATGTCTATGCATTTAGTGACAAGTATACAGATATTGCTTCCTTGG GGACTCTGGCGAAATACACTGGAGGTCAGGTGTATTATTATCCAGGCTTCCAATCTTCCAATCATGGAGAAAAGTTGAGACACGAGCTAGCAAGGGATTTGACTAGAGAAACTGCCTGGGAAGCTGTGATGCGTATAAGATGCGGAAAAG GAATCCGCTTTACATCGTTTCACGGAAATTTTATGTTAAGAAGCACCGATTTATTGGCACTTCCATCTGTAGATTGTGATAAAGCGTTTGCAATGCAAATTTCTTATGAAGAGACCTTACTCACAACTCAGACAGTGTACTTCCAAGTTGCGTTGCT ATATACTGCTTCTTGTGGAGAGAGGCGTATTAGAGTGCATACAGCAGCAGCACCTGTGGTTACAGATCTGGGTGAGATGTACCGCCAGGCTGATGTTGGTGccattttttccttgtttAGTAGGCTAG CAATTGAGAAAACACTGTCCCATAAGCTGGATGATGCTCGCACTTCAGTTCAACAACGAATCGTTAAAGCTTTGAGAGAGTACCGTAACCTCTATGCTGTACAGCATCGCTTGGGAGGCAGAATGATATACCCAGAGTCTCTTAAGTTTTTGCCTTTATATGGATTAGCATTGTGCAAATCAATACCTCTTCGAGGGGGTTATGCTGATGCTGTGCTTGATGAGCGATGTGCATTAGGCCTCGCAATGATGATTCTTCCTGTTAAAAACCTATTGAAGCTTTTATACCCCTCATTAATTCGACTTGATGAGTATCTATTGAAG GCATCTCCCGCTCAGACTATAAACCTTAATAGCATAGAGAAAAGGTTGCCACTGACTGCTGATAGCTTAGATTCCAGAGGCCTGTACTTGTATGACGACGGGTTTCGCTTTATTGTTTGGTTTGGTAGAGTGCTTTCACCTGATGTGTCTATGAATTTACTTGGCGCAGACTTTGCAGCAGAATTATCTAAG GTCATCCTTCGTGATCATGATAATGTAATGTCAAGAAAACTATTTGAGACGCTCCAGAAACTTAGAGAAAGTGATGCTTCATACTATCAGCTATCTCATCTTGTTAGACAAGGTGAACAACCTAGAGAAGGCTTCCTCCTCCTAGCAAACCTTGTTGAGGACCAAGTGGGTGGCACGAATAGTTATGTTGATTGGCTTCTACAATTACATCGGCAAGTTCAGCAAAATGCTTAG